A portion of the Hoylesella buccalis ATCC 35310 genome contains these proteins:
- a CDS encoding amidophosphoribosyltransferase, with translation MEPLKHECGVAMIRLLKPLKYYQDKYGTWQYALNKLYLMMEKQHNRGQEGAGMACVKLGSEPGTEHMFRERAEGKNAITEIFGNVRSVFMGESPENMTDIEYVRKKLPFAGELYMGHLRYSTTGKKGLSYVHPFMRRNNWRAKNLCLCGNFNMTNVEEIFQKLIQQGQCPRINSDSYLMLEFMGHRLDREVERNYVNAKSLGLENMDITRYIEDHVQMSNVLKTTMQDFDGGYVVCGITGSGEMFSMRDPWGIRPAFYYKNDEVVVLASERPVLQTTFDLECDDICELQPGQALLVKRNGECSIEQILEKRGNSPCSFERIYFSRGSDRDIYKERKKLGELLTPAVLKAIDNDTAHTVFSFIPNTAEVAFYGLLQGFKQHVHQKKIQTIQSLGHVPTTAELEDILSESVRSEKVAWKDIKLRTFITEGNSRNDLASHVYDITYESLVAYQDNLVIIDDSIVRGTTLKESILHILDRLHPKKIIIVSSAPQIRYPDYYGIDMSSLQEFCVFRAAIKLLKDQGKEDTIGDVYAACLDELKKPVEEMRNCVRDIYEPFTVEEINEKIVEMLRPKDVTTPIELVFQSIDGLHQAIPNHRGDWYFTGLYPTPNGMKLCNQAFIDYYEKEYKQS, from the coding sequence ATGGAACCGTTAAAGCATGAATGTGGAGTGGCGATGATTCGCCTGTTGAAACCTTTAAAATATTACCAAGACAAATATGGTACCTGGCAATATGCGCTCAACAAGTTGTACCTGATGATGGAAAAGCAGCATAACCGTGGGCAGGAGGGTGCTGGTATGGCATGCGTTAAACTTGGTTCAGAGCCAGGCACCGAACACATGTTCAGGGAGCGGGCTGAAGGTAAGAACGCCATCACGGAGATATTTGGTAACGTAAGGAGTGTGTTTATGGGGGAATCACCCGAGAACATGACAGACATCGAGTATGTGAGAAAGAAACTGCCTTTTGCCGGAGAGTTGTACATGGGGCACTTGCGTTACTCCACAACGGGGAAGAAAGGACTGTCGTATGTTCATCCTTTCATGCGACGAAACAATTGGAGAGCCAAGAATCTTTGTCTGTGCGGCAACTTCAACATGACAAATGTGGAGGAAATCTTCCAAAAATTGATACAACAGGGACAGTGTCCTCGCATCAACAGTGACAGCTACCTGATGCTCGAGTTTATGGGTCATCGATTGGATCGTGAGGTAGAGCGCAATTATGTGAACGCCAAATCGTTGGGATTGGAGAATATGGATATTACCCGTTACATTGAAGACCATGTGCAGATGAGCAATGTTTTGAAGACGACCATGCAAGATTTTGATGGCGGATACGTTGTATGTGGCATCACTGGGTCGGGTGAAATGTTCTCCATGCGCGATCCGTGGGGCATCAGACCAGCCTTTTATTATAAGAATGACGAGGTGGTGGTGCTGGCCAGTGAGCGTCCCGTCTTGCAGACAACCTTCGATTTGGAGTGTGATGACATCTGCGAGTTGCAACCTGGACAGGCGCTACTGGTTAAACGTAACGGCGAGTGTAGCATCGAACAGATATTAGAAAAACGCGGTAATTCACCATGTTCGTTCGAACGAATCTATTTCAGTCGAGGTTCTGACCGTGACATTTACAAAGAACGCAAGAAGCTGGGTGAACTCTTGACGCCGGCCGTGTTAAAGGCTATCGATAACGATACGGCGCACACGGTCTTCTCGTTCATTCCTAATACGGCGGAAGTGGCGTTCTATGGTTTGTTGCAAGGCTTCAAGCAGCATGTTCATCAGAAGAAAATCCAGACGATACAATCCTTGGGACATGTGCCAACGACAGCAGAGTTGGAGGATATTTTATCTGAATCGGTTCGTTCGGAGAAGGTAGCGTGGAAAGACATTAAACTGCGCACCTTCATCACCGAAGGCAATTCGCGCAACGATTTGGCTTCGCATGTGTATGACATTACTTACGAGAGCTTGGTGGCTTATCAAGACAACCTGGTGATTATTGATGACAGTATCGTTCGTGGAACGACATTGAAGGAGAGCATCCTGCACATCCTCGATCGTCTTCATCCTAAGAAAATCATCATCGTTTCCAGCGCACCGCAGATACGTTATCCCGACTATTATGGAATAGATATGTCGAGTTTGCAGGAGTTTTGTGTCTTCCGCGCAGCCATCAAGTTGCTGAAGGATCAGGGTAAAGAAGATACGATTGGTGACGTTTACGCCGCATGTTTGGACGAACTGAAGAAACCTGTGGAAGAGATGCGCAATTGTGTTCGCGACATTTATGAGCCATTTACGGTGGAAGAGATTAATGAGAAAATCGTTGAAATGCTCCGTCCAAAAGATGTCACCACCCCGATAGAGTTGGTGTTCCAGTCCATTGACGGTCTGCATCAAGCCATTCCAAACCATCGCGGAGACTGGTACTTCACAGGTTTGTACCCAACACCCAATGGCATGAAGCTCTGTAATCAGGCTTTCATAGATTACTATGAGAAAGAATATAAACAATCATGA
- a CDS encoding oligosaccharide flippase family protein, translating to MTVERRNNSYTHILKYTSLFGGVEGFIVLISIIRNKLIALILGPDGMGLMSLFNSTIKLVSDSTNFGLGMSAVRELSACYETGDQAAIQHQITVVRAWGVFTSLLGMFACVALSPVLDRWIFDWGDHSLHFALLSVIIGMAAITRVELAILKAVRKLSALAKISVYHVVGALITSIPMYYIWGETAIIPSLIVMALIQMLLTLHYSNHLYPFRISFNTALMSEGLGMIRLGIAFVLTGVIGSGADLLIRRYLNIAGSMGTVGLYNAGYMMTMTYAGIVFSSMESDYFPRLSAIKANGAALSKVVNNQIEVSLLLVAPMLVAFIVCTPILLPLLYSSEFMSIQTMVQVTLLAMYMRAIKLPIAYIPLAKGNSRLYLLMEGLYNVVLVAAVIYGYRLFGLFGTGVAITLTAIFDFCLLFFFMHHTYQYQVSSSVVRYSLIQIPIGLLAFFLTRVDNPWVYWMVGGLLTTVSLIISLQILRRKTNLWEKLKAKLAGWFSV from the coding sequence ATGACTGTGGAACGACGTAACAACAGCTATACGCATATTTTAAAGTATACTAGTTTGTTTGGTGGTGTGGAAGGCTTCATAGTCTTGATCAGCATCATCCGCAACAAACTTATCGCACTAATCCTGGGGCCGGACGGTATGGGACTCATGTCCTTATTCAACTCCACCATCAAATTGGTGTCCGATTCTACCAATTTTGGCTTGGGCATGAGTGCGGTCAGAGAGTTGTCTGCCTGTTACGAAACCGGTGATCAGGCTGCCATTCAGCACCAAATCACCGTGGTTCGGGCTTGGGGCGTCTTCACTTCTTTGCTGGGTATGTTCGCATGCGTCGCCCTAAGTCCTGTGTTAGATCGATGGATTTTTGACTGGGGCGACCATTCACTGCATTTTGCTCTGTTGTCCGTCATCATCGGAATGGCTGCCATCACCCGGGTGGAACTGGCTATACTGAAAGCAGTGAGAAAGCTGAGTGCCCTGGCAAAAATCTCTGTTTATCATGTGGTGGGCGCATTAATCACCTCCATCCCCATGTATTATATATGGGGAGAAACGGCCATCATCCCTTCGCTCATCGTCATGGCGCTCATCCAGATGCTCCTCACGCTTCATTATAGCAACCATCTCTATCCCTTTCGCATCTCGTTCAACACGGCTTTGATGTCAGAGGGTTTGGGAATGATACGCTTGGGTATCGCCTTCGTGCTGACTGGCGTGATTGGAAGTGGCGCTGACCTCTTGATTCGCCGTTATCTCAACATAGCGGGATCGATGGGTACAGTGGGCCTGTATAATGCCGGCTACATGATGACGATGACCTATGCCGGCATTGTTTTCTCTTCCATGGAGTCAGATTATTTTCCTCGATTGTCTGCCATCAAGGCCAATGGCGCCGCTCTGAGCAAGGTTGTCAACAACCAGATTGAGGTATCTTTGCTGCTGGTGGCCCCTATGTTGGTAGCCTTCATTGTGTGCACGCCCATTCTTCTGCCGTTGCTGTACAGCAGCGAATTTATGTCGATACAAACCATGGTTCAGGTTACCTTGTTGGCTATGTACATGAGGGCCATCAAGTTGCCCATTGCCTACATCCCGTTGGCAAAAGGTAACTCCAGGCTCTATTTGCTCATGGAGGGGCTGTACAATGTGGTGTTGGTAGCAGCTGTGATATATGGTTACAGGCTATTCGGGCTCTTTGGAACTGGCGTCGCCATTACCTTAACGGCTATTTTCGATTTTTGTTTGCTGTTCTTTTTCATGCATCATACCTACCAATATCAGGTTTCTTCATCGGTTGTTCGATATTCGCTCATCCAAATACCCATCGGACTACTTGCTTTTTTCCTGACCAGGGTGGACAATCCATGGGTATATTGGATGGTAGGCGGCCTTCTTACCACGGTCAGTCTTATCATATCTCTGCAAATTCTGCGTAGAAAAACCAATCTTTGGGAAAAGTTGAAGGCCAAACTGGCTGGATGGTTCTCTGTGTGA
- a CDS encoding glycosyltransferase has product MIGKTSMPTQQIYSQGLSKTPLVSFIITTYNLPINLLTECLQSVFSLSLGQDEREIILVDDGSDVCSLQELAAYQNQLTYIRQTNQGAAAARNLGLKIANGMYVQFIDGDDALIPFSYEHCLDIIRYKNADVVSFATSSSKKGNNAPSVQGPMTGSAYISQNNLQVMVWKYLFKKDILCGLQFTNGLLNEDEEFTPQLLLRAERMYVTDARAYHYRRRKNSCTTSKAPRTLMKRLQDTENILFHFQDRLDSWPEMERNAMRRRIAQLSMDYLYNVARYTHSINHLNKTIERLRRRGLYPLPKKNYTRKYRLFRSVIQTKMGRKFLILLTSWC; this is encoded by the coding sequence ATGATAGGAAAAACATCTATGCCAACTCAACAAATATATTCTCAAGGCTTATCAAAAACACCGTTGGTGAGTTTCATTATCACGACCTACAATTTACCCATCAATCTACTTACCGAGTGTTTGCAAAGCGTGTTTTCTCTGTCTTTGGGACAGGATGAACGGGAGATTATATTGGTAGATGACGGATCAGACGTGTGTTCCTTGCAAGAGTTGGCCGCATATCAGAATCAACTGACCTACATCAGGCAGACAAACCAAGGTGCTGCGGCAGCCAGAAACTTGGGCTTGAAAATTGCAAATGGCATGTATGTTCAGTTTATTGACGGCGACGATGCACTGATTCCTTTTTCATACGAACACTGTCTTGACATTATACGTTACAAGAATGCGGATGTGGTATCGTTCGCCACATCTTCCTCTAAAAAGGGGAACAATGCGCCATCTGTGCAAGGCCCCATGACCGGGAGCGCCTATATCAGTCAAAACAATCTGCAAGTGATGGTGTGGAAATACCTGTTCAAGAAGGACATCCTCTGTGGACTGCAATTTACAAATGGCTTACTCAACGAGGATGAAGAGTTTACGCCACAACTACTTCTGCGCGCAGAGCGGATGTATGTGACCGATGCCAGGGCTTATCATTATAGGCGTCGTAAGAATTCTTGCACAACAAGCAAAGCTCCACGAACGTTGATGAAACGGCTTCAAGACACAGAAAACATTCTCTTTCATTTTCAAGACCGTTTGGACTCATGGCCCGAAATGGAACGCAACGCCATGCGACGACGTATCGCTCAATTGTCGATGGATTATCTCTATAATGTAGCCAGATATACACACAGCATCAACCATTTGAACAAAACCATTGAACGATTGAGAAGAAGAGGGCTCTACCCACTCCCGAAAAAGAATTACACCAGGAAGTATCGTCTGTTCAGAAGTGTGATACAAACAAAGATGGGGCGGAAATTCTTGATTCTACTAACAAGCTGGTGCTAA
- a CDS encoding polysaccharide biosynthesis/export family protein — MKKFFLPIVVLTMVVLLGSCSSGKDVPYFQNIDEISLAGSKGLYDAKIMPKDMLTITVSTTDPAAAAPFNLSVGNTVGASGQLSNGAGNLQGYLVDNDGNINFPVIGHIHVQGMTKSQCQDMIRGKLLPYMAATENPIVTVRMSSYRVTVTGEVNSPGVFPVTTEKMSIVEALAQAGDLTVYGKRDNIMLIREDETGQKKMVRLNMNDANLINSPYYYLQQNDIIYVQPNSVKSKNAGIGPSTTLWFSFIGIVTSISSLLVNILRN, encoded by the coding sequence ATGAAGAAATTCTTTTTACCAATTGTCGTATTGACGATGGTTGTGCTGCTGGGAAGTTGTTCTAGTGGTAAAGATGTACCGTATTTTCAGAATATCGATGAGATTAGTTTGGCTGGATCAAAAGGTCTTTATGATGCCAAGATTATGCCAAAAGACATGCTGACCATTACGGTGAGTACAACAGATCCCGCAGCAGCGGCTCCTTTCAACCTGTCCGTAGGGAACACGGTGGGAGCATCAGGCCAGTTGTCGAACGGTGCTGGTAATCTTCAAGGATATCTTGTTGACAATGATGGAAATATCAATTTCCCCGTCATCGGACACATACACGTTCAGGGTATGACCAAATCGCAGTGTCAGGACATGATTCGAGGAAAGCTGCTGCCTTACATGGCCGCTACAGAGAATCCAATCGTCACGGTGCGAATGTCAAGCTATCGTGTAACGGTCACCGGGGAAGTAAACAGCCCGGGAGTGTTTCCGGTAACTACCGAAAAGATGAGCATCGTGGAGGCGTTGGCTCAGGCTGGTGACTTGACGGTGTATGGCAAACGAGATAACATCATGCTGATTCGTGAAGATGAGACAGGACAGAAAAAGATGGTTCGGCTCAACATGAATGATGCAAACTTGATTAACTCGCCCTATTATTATCTGCAACAAAACGATATTATATATGTACAGCCTAACAGCGTGAAGTCAAAGAACGCCGGTATCGGTCCGTCAACCACTTTGTGGTTTTCGTTCATTGGTATCGTGACGTCGATTTCTTCTTTGTTAGTAAACATTTTGAGAAATTAA
- the carB gene encoding carbamoyl-phosphate synthase (glutamine-hydrolyzing) large subunit: MKDENIKKVLLLGSGALKIGEAGEFDYSGSQALKALRQEGVSTVLINPNIATVQTSEGVADKIYFLPVQPYFVERVIQKEKPDGILLSFGGQTALNCGVELYKSGILEKYHVRVLGTPIQAIIDTEDRELFVEKLREIDVKTIKSEACENIEQARKAAKSLGYPVIIRAAYALGGLGSGFCDNEEELNKLAEKSFSFSPQVLVEKSLKGWKEIEYEVVRDRYDNCVTVCNMENFDPLGIHTGESIVIAPSQTLSNSEYHKLRELSIRIIRHIGIIGECNVQYAFDPESEDYRVIEVNARLSRSSALASKATGYPLAFVAAKLGMGYGLFDLKNSVTKTTSAFFEPALDYVVCKIPRWDLSKFRGVDKELGSSMKSVGEVMAIGRNFEEAIQKGLRMIGQGMHGFVENKELEIENIDEALREPTDKRVFIISKAMHKGYTIDQIHELTKIDKWFLQKLKHIIDIDEALKRCTSINVLDKELLRTAKVYGFTDFQIARAVGLEAEMANMHQAMLVVRNLRKAYGILPVVKQIDTLAAEYPAQTNYLYMTYAGVAHDVAFEKDKQSIIVLGSGAYRIGSSVEFDWCGVQALNTIRREGYRSVMINYNPETVSTDYDMCDRLYFDELTFERVMDIVELEMPHGVIVSTGGQIPNNLAMKLDEQHVPILGTAAKDIDHAEDRAKFSSLLSQHGINQPEWSALTSMDDINEFVDRVGFPVLVRPSYVLSGAAMNVCSNKEELERFLKLAANVSEDHPVVVSKFIENAKEIEMDAVAMKGEIMAYAISEHIEFAGVHSGDATIQFPPQKLYVETVRRIKRVSRQIVSALHINGPFNIQFMARDNDILVIECNLRASRSFPFVSKVLKLNLIDLATKIMLGVPVEKPRKNLFDLDYVGIKASQFSFNRLQKADPVLGVDMSSTGEVGCLGDDTNQALLKSMLSVGHRIPKHTVLLSTGGAKQKAEMLDAAKMLKQHGYELYATAGTSQYLHENGIDNTMVYWPSDETKEPQALTLLHEHKIDMVVNIPKDLTPRELTNGYKIRRAAIDLNVPLITNSRLASAFISAFCTLKMDDIDIKAWDEFK, from the coding sequence ATGAAAGACGAAAATATAAAGAAAGTTCTGCTACTGGGTTCTGGCGCATTGAAGATTGGTGAAGCTGGTGAATTTGATTATTCCGGTTCACAAGCATTGAAAGCACTTCGTCAAGAAGGCGTTTCCACCGTGTTGATTAACCCGAATATTGCAACGGTTCAGACCTCAGAAGGGGTGGCCGACAAGATTTATTTCCTACCGGTTCAGCCCTATTTCGTGGAGCGTGTCATCCAAAAGGAAAAACCTGACGGTATCCTGTTGTCGTTTGGCGGGCAAACAGCCTTGAATTGTGGCGTGGAATTATATAAGAGTGGCATCCTCGAAAAATACCATGTGCGCGTACTGGGAACGCCGATTCAGGCCATTATCGATACGGAGGATCGCGAACTCTTCGTGGAGAAGCTGCGCGAGATTGACGTTAAAACCATCAAAAGCGAAGCGTGTGAAAATATTGAGCAGGCTCGCAAAGCCGCCAAAAGCTTAGGCTACCCTGTGATTATCCGTGCCGCTTATGCTCTTGGAGGACTGGGTAGTGGATTCTGTGACAACGAGGAAGAACTGAACAAGCTGGCTGAAAAGTCATTTTCTTTTTCGCCACAAGTGCTCGTAGAAAAGAGCTTGAAGGGGTGGAAGGAAATAGAATATGAGGTGGTTCGCGATCGTTATGACAATTGTGTCACCGTGTGTAACATGGAAAACTTCGACCCACTTGGCATTCATACTGGTGAGTCGATTGTCATCGCGCCTTCACAGACCTTGTCAAACAGTGAGTATCACAAGCTGCGTGAGTTGTCTATTAGAATCATTCGACACATCGGAATCATCGGAGAGTGTAACGTTCAGTATGCGTTCGACCCCGAAAGTGAAGACTACCGCGTCATTGAAGTGAATGCAAGGTTGAGCCGCAGCTCTGCTTTGGCCAGCAAGGCAACAGGCTATCCCTTGGCGTTTGTGGCGGCAAAGTTAGGAATGGGTTACGGCTTGTTCGACTTGAAGAACTCCGTTACCAAGACCACCAGTGCTTTCTTTGAACCGGCTCTCGACTATGTAGTTTGCAAAATCCCACGTTGGGACTTGTCCAAATTCCGTGGCGTAGACAAAGAATTGGGCTCATCCATGAAGTCTGTTGGAGAAGTAATGGCCATTGGACGCAACTTTGAAGAGGCTATCCAGAAGGGACTTCGCATGATTGGACAAGGGATGCACGGCTTTGTGGAGAACAAAGAACTTGAGATTGAGAACATTGACGAGGCTTTGCGCGAGCCAACAGACAAGCGTGTGTTCATCATTTCCAAGGCCATGCACAAGGGATATACTATTGATCAGATACACGAGTTGACCAAGATTGACAAGTGGTTCTTACAGAAGCTCAAGCACATCATCGATATAGACGAAGCACTGAAACGCTGTACCAGTATCAATGTCTTGGACAAGGAGTTGCTGCGTACAGCCAAAGTCTATGGCTTCACTGACTTCCAGATTGCGCGTGCCGTAGGTCTTGAGGCCGAAATGGCCAACATGCACCAGGCCATGCTCGTGGTTCGGAATCTCAGAAAGGCATACGGTATCTTGCCAGTGGTGAAGCAAATTGACACTTTGGCGGCCGAATATCCGGCACAAACCAATTATCTGTATATGACTTATGCAGGCGTTGCCCATGATGTGGCGTTTGAGAAAGACAAACAATCCATCATCGTGCTGGGGTCGGGCGCTTACCGTATCGGCAGTTCTGTTGAGTTCGACTGGTGCGGAGTACAGGCATTGAACACCATCCGACGTGAAGGTTATCGGTCGGTGATGATTAATTATAACCCCGAAACCGTTTCGACGGATTATGATATGTGCGACCGTTTGTATTTCGACGAGTTGACTTTCGAGCGTGTTATGGATATCGTTGAGCTGGAAATGCCGCATGGTGTCATCGTCTCAACAGGCGGTCAGATACCCAACAACTTGGCAATGAAACTCGATGAGCAGCATGTTCCCATCTTAGGAACAGCCGCTAAGGACATCGATCATGCAGAGGATCGCGCTAAATTCTCTTCCCTGTTGTCGCAACATGGCATCAATCAACCAGAGTGGAGTGCGCTGACTTCCATGGACGACATCAATGAATTTGTCGATAGGGTAGGGTTTCCAGTATTGGTTCGCCCGTCTTATGTCCTTTCAGGCGCTGCCATGAACGTATGCTCTAATAAGGAAGAGTTGGAAAGATTCTTGAAGTTGGCTGCCAACGTGAGTGAGGATCATCCCGTTGTGGTGTCAAAGTTCATTGAAAATGCCAAGGAAATCGAGATGGATGCTGTCGCCATGAAGGGCGAAATCATGGCCTACGCCATATCAGAACACATCGAGTTTGCCGGCGTTCATTCAGGAGATGCAACCATTCAGTTCCCGCCACAGAAGTTGTATGTCGAAACCGTTCGTCGCATCAAGCGAGTGAGTCGCCAAATTGTCAGTGCACTGCACATCAATGGCCCATTCAACATCCAGTTCATGGCCCGTGACAACGATATTCTGGTCATCGAGTGTAACTTGCGTGCCTCACGTTCATTCCCGTTCGTCAGCAAGGTGCTGAAGCTCAATCTCATCGACCTAGCAACAAAGATCATGTTAGGAGTGCCTGTTGAGAAACCCAGGAAAAACCTGTTCGACTTGGATTATGTGGGCATTAAGGCCTCGCAATTCTCGTTCAATCGCTTGCAGAAGGCCGATCCAGTCTTGGGTGTAGACATGTCGTCTACCGGTGAAGTGGGGTGTTTGGGTGATGATACCAATCAGGCTTTGTTAAAGAGTATGCTCAGCGTTGGTCACCGCATCCCCAAGCATACCGTGTTGCTTTCAACGGGTGGAGCTAAGCAGAAGGCGGAGATGTTGGATGCAGCCAAGATGTTGAAGCAGCATGGTTACGAACTTTATGCAACGGCAGGAACCAGTCAATATCTCCATGAAAACGGTATTGATAATACCATGGTATATTGGCCTAGCGATGAAACAAAAGAACCGCAGGCTCTCACATTGTTGCATGAACATAAAATAGATATGGTGGTGAACATCCCGAAAGACCTTACACCGCGTGAATTGACCAATGGCTACAAGATTCGTCGTGCAGCCATCGACCTCAATGTGCCACTGATTACAAACAGCAGGTTGGCCAGTGCGTTTATATCTGCCTTCTGTACTCTGAAGATGGACGATATTGACATAAAGGCGTGGGATGAGTTCAAGTAA
- a CDS encoding porin, with the protein MKKETLLALAAAMAISAHAQVKLPTWLNNVKLSGYGMTQYKYSSQKNAESNTFNIRMVRLSLDGRIANDFYWKTQIQFNGNTTNLGSSPRIVDAFAEWQKTDYLRIKMGQFKRPFSFENPMHPMEQGFMSYAQTILKLTGFNDRAGGHASNGRDIGLQLQGDFLSNSQGRKLLHYQVGVFNGQGINVKDVDQKKDIIGGLWVMPVKGMRIGAFGWTGTYARKGTWNVLDEQHNPITTTDASGKTVNQTQSGVRSLRQNRYAFSAEYLVNDWTFRSEYIHSTGLSFTQTYQNPSNATNANINYKAGDKADGAYALVMAPIIKSKLRVKARYDMYRPTGEWNQSKTQYEIGCNYSFTKNMLISAEYAYTNDRSLADGNHNYSVIDVQVDYRF; encoded by the coding sequence ATGAAAAAAGAAACTCTCTTGGCATTGGCAGCCGCAATGGCCATTTCTGCTCATGCACAAGTAAAATTACCTACATGGCTTAACAACGTGAAACTTTCCGGTTATGGAATGACACAGTATAAATATAGTTCACAAAAGAATGCCGAATCAAACACTTTCAACATCCGTATGGTTCGACTGTCACTTGACGGTAGAATCGCGAACGATTTTTATTGGAAGACCCAAATACAGTTCAACGGCAATACCACCAATCTTGGAAGCAGTCCACGCATCGTCGACGCCTTCGCAGAATGGCAAAAGACCGACTATTTAAGAATCAAGATGGGACAGTTCAAGCGACCCTTTAGCTTTGAAAATCCTATGCACCCCATGGAGCAAGGCTTCATGAGCTATGCGCAAACCATACTCAAGCTGACAGGCTTTAACGACCGTGCGGGTGGTCATGCATCCAACGGCCGCGACATCGGTCTGCAGTTGCAGGGTGATTTCTTGAGCAACAGCCAAGGACGCAAACTGTTGCACTACCAAGTAGGCGTATTCAACGGACAGGGAATCAACGTGAAGGATGTGGATCAAAAGAAAGACATCATTGGCGGTTTGTGGGTAATGCCAGTCAAAGGCATGAGAATTGGTGCTTTCGGTTGGACGGGTACTTACGCCCGGAAGGGCACATGGAACGTGCTTGACGAACAGCACAACCCCATCACAACCACCGACGCCAGTGGCAAGACCGTAAACCAAACGCAATCGGGTGTTCGCTCTTTGAGGCAAAACCGGTATGCCTTCTCTGCCGAATATCTTGTCAACGACTGGACGTTCCGCTCTGAATACATTCATTCTACAGGTTTGAGTTTTACACAAACCTACCAAAATCCATCCAATGCCACCAATGCTAACATTAATTATAAGGCAGGTGACAAGGCCGATGGTGCCTATGCACTGGTGATGGCTCCAATCATCAAATCTAAATTGCGGGTAAAAGCGCGCTATGACATGTACCGCCCAACAGGAGAATGGAACCAGTCGAAGACGCAATATGAAATTGGATGCAACTATTCGTTCACCAAAAACATGTTGATTAGTGCCGAATACGCCTACACCAACGACCGCTCTTTGGCTGACGGAAACCATAATTACTCGGTCATAGACGTACAAGTGGACTACAGATTCTAA
- the carA gene encoding glutamine-hydrolyzing carbamoyl-phosphate synthase small subunit: MKNVTLVLSDGTRFHGKSFGYDAPVAGEVVFNTAMMGYPESLTDPSYEGQLLTLTFPLVGNYGVPPFTMEENGIPSFMESERIHASALIVSDYSDYYSHWNAVESLSEWLKREKVAGVTGIDTRELTKVLRENGVMMGKILFDENPELIPEADYAGVNFVDRVSCKEIIRYNEGAGKKVVLVDCGVKANIIRSLLNRGVEVIRVPWNYDYTDMEFDGLFLANGPGDPDMCEESVNIIRKQISESRKPICGICMGNQLLAKAGGATIYKLKYGHRSHNQPVRQVGTNKCYVTSQNHGYAVDAKTLETDWEELFVNMNDGSNEGIRHKTNPWFSSQFHPEACSGPVDTSFIFDKFIDTLK; the protein is encoded by the coding sequence ATGAAGAATGTGACGCTTGTATTATCCGATGGAACTCGTTTCCACGGAAAATCTTTTGGGTACGATGCACCTGTGGCTGGAGAAGTGGTTTTCAATACAGCCATGATGGGCTATCCAGAGAGTTTGACCGATCCATCGTACGAAGGCCAATTGTTGACACTTACTTTTCCCTTAGTGGGCAACTACGGAGTGCCACCATTTACCATGGAGGAAAATGGCATTCCTTCTTTTATGGAAAGCGAGCGAATACATGCTTCCGCTCTGATTGTATCCGATTACAGCGATTACTACAGCCATTGGAATGCGGTTGAAAGCCTTTCTGAATGGCTGAAACGCGAGAAAGTGGCAGGTGTCACCGGCATAGACACGCGTGAATTGACCAAGGTGTTGCGCGAGAATGGTGTCATGATGGGAAAGATTTTGTTTGATGAAAATCCCGAACTCATTCCCGAAGCTGATTATGCCGGCGTGAATTTCGTTGACCGGGTGAGCTGCAAGGAGATCATTCGATACAATGAAGGTGCAGGCAAGAAGGTCGTGCTGGTTGATTGTGGCGTCAAGGCAAACATCATTCGAAGTCTATTAAATCGTGGCGTCGAAGTGATTCGCGTTCCTTGGAACTATGATTATACAGACATGGAGTTCGATGGTTTGTTCTTGGCTAATGGGCCTGGTGACCCCGACATGTGTGAAGAGTCGGTGAATATCATCCGCAAGCAAATCAGTGAGTCACGAAAACCGATTTGCGGTATTTGCATGGGTAATCAATTATTGGCAAAGGCAGGCGGTGCCACCATCTATAAACTGAAGTACGGTCATCGCTCACATAACCAGCCAGTGCGACAAGTTGGTACCAACAAATGCTATGTGACGAGTCAGAATCATGGATATGCCGTTGACGCAAAGACGTTGGAAACCGATTGGGAAGAACTGTTTGTGAACATGAATGACGGGAGCAATGAAGGCATCCGCCATAAAACCAATCCTTGGTTCTCATCTCAGTTTCATCCTGAAGCATGTTCGGGACCGGTTGACACCTCGTTCATATTCGATAAATTCATTGACACATTAAAGTAA